Proteins from one uncultured Methanobrevibacter sp. genomic window:
- a CDS encoding phage portal protein, translated as MFIMLDNFRMNMKSKFWNAVMPVLRKPYEDSLFQQYIRDYHFIFNTVNKTAGHYGFFKQAKNNPYVYSCVNAISDTFLINGFKINNPDDFKVNINNRRYLTNLFNHPVSNESSITFPVFIKQIVNSQELVGDTFIEVNYEEFDFDHNNYHIINGLQYIPASLIRYFDDTDQYGFRNKPHIRYEPDELIHIYEPSTEFHDSKFGVSKLETIQKPLLMMFLGMDYNQKLMENEGIDPTAILAFDKDMDNDEFNTELLRLQAMIQSEVRKRGGMLAVKGASYQSANMNNKDMDYVNMMNMCRDMIISLFRVPPAIVGIIETANLGSGNGEAQKEQFKNVMNAKAKFYEAGFNKALGRNGFNEVFQFNEIDIEDELKRANIESIQVRDGVRTVNEVRKDYGWEPVDWGDYPLNNTSSNVDEFNMKSLENTQRYKNNLYKSGLLENWMF; from the coding sequence ATGTTTATTATGTTAGATAATTTCCGTATGAATATGAAATCCAAATTCTGGAATGCTGTAATGCCAGTACTCCGAAAACCATATGAGGATAGCTTATTCCAACAATATATTCGTGATTATCATTTTATATTCAATACAGTAAATAAAACAGCTGGACATTATGGTTTCTTCAAACAAGCTAAAAATAATCCATATGTCTACAGTTGTGTAAACGCAATCAGTGATACTTTCCTGATTAATGGATTTAAAATTAATAATCCTGATGATTTCAAAGTGAACATCAATAATAGAAGATATTTAACTAACTTGTTTAATCATCCGGTATCTAATGAATCCAGTATCACTTTCCCTGTATTCATCAAACAAATCGTAAACAGTCAAGAACTCGTTGGTGATACTTTTATTGAAGTCAACTATGAAGAATTTGATTTTGACCATAACAATTATCATATCATTAATGGTTTGCAGTATATTCCTGCAAGTCTCATCAGATACTTTGATGATACAGATCAGTACGGTTTTCGTAACAAGCCTCATATCCGTTATGAGCCGGATGAGTTGATTCATATCTATGAACCTTCAACGGAATTTCATGACAGTAAGTTTGGAGTGTCCAAATTAGAGACAATTCAAAAGCCATTGTTGATGATGTTTCTGGGAATGGATTACAATCAGAAACTCATGGAGAATGAGGGTATTGACCCTACAGCGATATTGGCTTTTGATAAGGATATGGATAATGATGAGTTCAATACTGAACTTTTAAGATTACAAGCTATGATCCAATCTGAAGTTCGTAAACGTGGTGGAATGTTGGCTGTTAAAGGAGCCAGTTATCAGTCTGCGAATATGAATAACAAGGATATGGATTATGTTAATATGATGAACATGTGCAGAGACATGATAATCAGTTTATTCCGTGTTCCTCCGGCTATTGTGGGAATCATTGAAACTGCTAACCTTGGAAGTGGTAATGGTGAAGCTCAAAAGGAACAGTTCAAAAATGTGATGAATGCAAAGGCCAAATTTTATGAAGCTGGATTCAACAAAGCATTGGGCCGTAATGGGTTTAATGAGGTTTTCCAGTTTAATGAGATTGATATTGAAGATGAATTGAAACGTGCTAACATTGAATCTATACAGGTAAGGGATGGTGTGCGTACTGTTAATGAAGTTCGTAAAGATTATGGATGGGAACCAGTTGACTGGGGGGATTACCCACTCAACAATACCAGTTCCAATGTTGATGAGTTTAATATGAAAAGCTTAGAAAATACTCAAAGATACAAAAACAACTTATACAAATCCGGATTACTTGAAAATTGGATGTTTTAA
- a CDS encoding PBSX family phage terminase large subunit: MRPSKNYFEYGEFGRTAINFLENSNAWINIAHGSVRSGKTITCNARWLTFLAESDSDEFLISGKTSSSLKRNVINPLIAMMNTEDIPHEFRAHDGELYIEDKVCYCMGFNDEKAVDVIAGMSVGGWYADEIARCPQSAVEMAISRCSDIGAKMFWNTNPDSPYHYIFTNYINDKELLEAGTVKTWKFLLDDNPNLPPEYVEELKRVNQKSEVFYKRNILGEWVIAEGAIYDMFDTKQNVFTWNYLKDEFPDNQRIHEINLCCDYGVSTVTTFGVMGIHRDMAHGNTYYLLEETYYDKEDIGVAQSDSERVDDIVMLQDKYHLDSNSTIFLPHDAASLKTACQKDSRVKLKIKTYAPDTYEDIKKTQDLFNNNKFLIHQDCTNSISQAQTYSWDKKAQQRGEDRPLKLNDHCPDMWRGGLYGPANTTNNATPLGVIYF, translated from the coding sequence ATGAGGCCGAGTAAGAATTATTTTGAATATGGTGAGTTTGGAAGAACTGCCATTAATTTTCTTGAAAATAGTAATGCTTGGATTAACATTGCCCATGGATCAGTCAGGTCTGGTAAGACTATTACATGTAATGCCAGATGGTTAACATTTCTTGCTGAATCTGATTCTGATGAATTCTTGATATCTGGTAAGACATCATCATCTTTGAAAAGAAATGTGATTAATCCATTAATAGCTATGATGAATACTGAGGATATTCCTCATGAATTCCGAGCTCATGATGGTGAATTGTATATTGAAGATAAAGTATGCTATTGTATGGGTTTCAATGATGAGAAAGCTGTTGATGTTATTGCAGGTATGAGTGTTGGTGGGTGGTATGCTGATGAGATAGCAAGATGTCCGCAATCTGCAGTTGAAATGGCAATCAGTCGATGTTCTGACATTGGAGCTAAAATGTTCTGGAACACCAACCCAGATAGTCCTTACCATTACATTTTCACTAATTACATTAATGACAAGGAATTATTGGAAGCCGGAACTGTCAAGACATGGAAGTTCCTCTTGGATGATAATCCTAATTTACCACCGGAATATGTAGAAGAATTGAAACGTGTTAATCAGAAAAGTGAAGTCTTCTACAAAAGAAATATATTGGGTGAATGGGTTATTGCCGAAGGAGCAATCTATGACATGTTCGACACAAAACAGAATGTCTTCACATGGAATTACCTGAAAGATGAATTCCCAGATAATCAACGTATTCATGAAATCAATTTATGCTGCGACTATGGTGTTAGTACCGTTACAACTTTTGGAGTGATGGGAATACATCGTGACATGGCACATGGTAACACCTACTACCTGTTAGAGGAAACTTATTATGACAAAGAAGACATCGGTGTAGCGCAATCAGATTCCGAAAGAGTTGATGACATTGTAATGTTGCAAGACAAATATCACTTGGACAGCAACAGTACAATATTTTTACCTCACGATGCAGCAAGTCTGAAGACTGCTTGTCAAAAAGACAGTCGTGTTAAACTCAAAATCAAAACCTATGCACCAGATACATATGAAGACATCAAGAAAACTCAAGATTTATTCAATAATAACAAATTCCTAATACATCAAGACTGTACTAACAGTATCAGTCAAGCTCAAACTTACAGTTGGGATAAAAAAGCCCAACAACGTGGTGAAGATAGACCATTGAAACTAAACGACCATTGCCCAGACATGTGGCGTGGCGGATTATATGGTCCAGCTAATACTACAAATAATGCAACACCATTAGGTGTAATCTACTTCTAA
- a CDS encoding DNA cytosine methyltransferase — protein sequence MKSQNKTTQKPKVISTFSGCGGSSYGYKLAGYKVLLAVEMDTHAVATYQRNFPNTPIYYGDIHKLSVEKVLDITGLIPGELDLFDGSPPCQGFSTAGARDFCDTKNQLYHEYVRLLRGLYPKTFVMENVSGMVKGNMKIIFKDILHELKNSGYDVKAKLMNAQYYNCPTSRQRMIFIGVRKDLGIPASHPKPQNKPITCKQSIGHLEGKIKPNNSSITRYAKYLKPGQKSGDVPNFPTKTRDIYRLLPNRPCPTITRKPQLVHYKENRELDVKELSILQSFTYEDNEFNWIGSDNQVKERIGNSVPPNLMRAIAEHIRVNVLEKIS from the coding sequence ATGAAATCCCAAAACAAGACTACTCAGAAACCTAAGGTTATATCAACATTCAGCGGATGCGGAGGTTCCAGTTATGGATATAAGTTAGCAGGATACAAAGTCCTGCTAGCAGTTGAAATGGACACACATGCCGTAGCAACATACCAAAGAAACTTCCCCAATACACCAATCTACTATGGTGACATCCACAAACTAAGTGTTGAAAAAGTCCTTGACATAACCGGATTAATACCAGGAGAACTAGACCTCTTCGATGGGTCACCACCATGTCAAGGATTCAGTACTGCTGGAGCCCGTGACTTCTGCGATACCAAAAACCAACTATACCATGAATACGTCCGACTACTAAGAGGATTATATCCAAAAACATTCGTAATGGAAAATGTATCTGGTATGGTTAAAGGCAATATGAAGATCATCTTCAAAGACATCCTACACGAATTGAAAAACTCAGGTTATGATGTCAAAGCCAAACTGATGAATGCACAATACTACAATTGTCCAACAAGTCGGCAAAGAATGATATTCATAGGAGTCCGTAAAGACCTTGGTATACCAGCGTCACATCCAAAACCTCAAAATAAACCAATAACCTGCAAACAGAGTATTGGACATTTGGAGGGTAAGATTAAACCTAACAATTCAAGCATCACAAGATATGCAAAATATCTTAAACCTGGTCAGAAAAGTGGTGATGTTCCAAACTTCCCAACAAAGACCAGAGACATATATCGTTTACTGCCAAATAGGCCATGCCCAACCATAACCAGAAAACCTCAATTAGTTCACTATAAAGAAAATCGTGAATTAGATGTGAAAGAATTAAGCATACTTCAAAGTTTCACATATGAGGATAATGAATTCAATTGGATTGGTTCGGATAATCAAGTCAAAGAAAGGATTGGTAATAGTGTACCACCTAACTTGATGAGGGCCATTGCAGAGCATATCCGAGTGAATGTCTTGGAAAAAATTTCATAA